The following proteins come from a genomic window of Megalobrama amblycephala isolate DHTTF-2021 linkage group LG1, ASM1881202v1, whole genome shotgun sequence:
- the gaa gene encoding lysosomal alpha-glucosidase isoform X2 → MGPLLPTERGQRAMLTRSAPSYLPRDIPTLQLDVMAESLGRLHLTLKDPATPRYEVPFVTSQSRGHKDTQNPLYDVDFQPDPFGFIVRRKSNGRVLLNTTIGPLLFADQYLQLSTSIASSLISGLGEHYTPITLDLNWSSVSLWNRDMAPHRSANLYGSHPFFLVQEGDGQAHGVFLLNSNAMEVLTQPAPALTWVTVGGILDFYIFLGPSPQSVIQQYHEVIGYPMMPPYWSLGFHLCRWGYTSTNITRTVVQLMRQAKIPLDVQWNDLDYADQRRVFTFDPQRFGDLPQMVEEFHQLGMKYVLILDPGISSTSPPGSYKPFDDGLKRGVFITNSTGQILIGKVWPGPTAFPDFTNPTTQDWWMDCIRVFHNMVPVDGLWIDMNEPSNFIQGSVDGCPDSDLEKPPYTPGVIGCQLNSGTLCMSAQQYLSNHYNLHNLYGLTEAIATHRALLKVKGTRPFVLSRSSFPGLGRFSAHWTGDVQSDWEQLRFSIPAVLLFGLYGVPLVGADVCGFGGDTTEELCVRWTQLGAFYPFMRNHNDKPNAPQEPYVFSQQAQDAMRTVITLRYSLLPFLYTLFHHAHTSASTVARSLFFEFPTDPNCQTIDRQFLWGSSLLISPVLEQGAVEVTAYLPLGTWYSLHNGQAYYSKGQYIVFPAPLDTINIHVREGSIIPQQVPALTTTASRRNPFTLIVALSAENWAKGDLFWDDGESLDTFERGDYSYVLFFAEESYVVSKPVKLIKSLDRLVLGEVRVFGVQTPPTEVWANGQKVHDFSYSPDTKVLTVPGLDLPMTAMFTVQWS, encoded by the exons ATGGGGCCCTTGTTACCCACAGAGAGGGGCCAAAGGGCCATGCTGACCCGTTCTGCACCCTCATACCTGCCCCGGGACATTCCCACATTGCAGCTAGATGTGATGGCCGAGTCCTTGGGTCGTCTTCACCTCACT CTGAAGGATCCAGCAACTCCACGATACGAGGTCCCCTTTGTGACGTCCCAATCCAGGGGTCACAAGGACACACAAAACCCCCTCTACGATGTTGACTTTCAACCAGATCCATTTGGGTTTATTGTACGGCGAAAATCCAATGGCCGTGTTCT CCTGAATACTACAATAGGCCCCCTCCTGTTTGCAGATCAGTATCTACAGCTCTCCACCAGCATTGCTTCCTCTCTGATATCTGGACTGGGTGAACATTACACCCCCATCACACTGGACCTCAATTGGAGCTCTGTTTCATTATGGAACAGAGACATGGCACCACAT AGAAGTGCCAACCTGTATGGCTCCCACCCTTTCTTCCTAGTCCAAGAAGGTGATGGACAGGCACATGGAGTCTTCCTTCTCAACAGCAATGCAATGG AAGTGTTAACGCAGCCCGCTCCAGCATTAACATGGGTGACCGTTGGAGGAATACTGGACTTCTACATCTTCTTAGGCCCAAGTCCTCAGAGTGTGATACAGCAGTACCATGAGGTTATAG GTTATCCTATGATGCCACCCTACTGGTCACTGGGCTTCCACCTCTGTCGCTGGGGTTATACGTCCACCAACATCACAAGAACAGTGGTACAGCTCATGCGCCAGGCTAAGATCCCACTA GATGTACAGTGGAATGACCTTGATTATGCAGACCAAAGAAgagtctttacttttgatcCACAACGGTTTGGAGATCTgccccaaatggttgaagaGTTCCATCAGCTGGGCATGAAGTATGTGCTCATTCTG GATCCAGGCATCAGTAGCACGAGTCCTCCTGGTTCATACAAACCCTTTGATGATGGGCTGAAGAGGGGAGTGTTCATCACCAACTCCACTGGACAGATCCTAATTGGGAAG GTTTGGCCAGGTCCAACTGCATTCCCAGATTTCACCAATCCTACAACACAGGACTGGTGGATGGACTGTATCAGAGTCTTTCACAACATGGTACCTGTGGATGGACTCTGGATA GACATGAATGAGCCGTCAAATTTTATCCAGGGATCTGTGGATGGATGTCCTGACTCTGACTTGGAGAAACCACCTTATACACCAG GTGTGATTGGATGTCAGTTAAACTCAGGAACTTTGTGTATGTCCGCTCAGCAGTATCTGTCCAATCATTACAATCTGCACAATCTCTACGGACTGACTGAGGCCATCGCCACCCATAG GGCACTGTTGAAAGTAAAGGGCACTCGTCCATTTGTCCTATCCCGGTCGTCTTTTCCAGGACTTGGCCGTTTCTCTGCACACTGGACAGGAGATGTGCAGAGTGACTGGGAGCAACTGCGCTTTTCAATACCTG CTGTGCTCCTGTTTGGACTCTATGGCGTTCCATTAGTGGGAGCTGATGTATGTGGATTTGGTGGAGACACTACTGAAGAGCTGTGTGTGCGCTGGACACAACTCGGAGCCTTTTACCCTTTTATGAGAAATCATAACGACAAACCCAATGCT CCCCAAGAACCATATGTATTTAGCCAGCAAGCCCAAGATGCCATGAGGACTGTGATTACACTGCGATACTCTCTCCTGCCCTTCCTCTACACACTCTTCCATCATGCACACACCTCTGCCAGCACCGTGGCTCGTTCCCTCTTCTTTGA GTTCCCCACTGATCCAAATTGCCAGACCATTGACAGGCAGTTCCTGTGGGGGAGCTCACTGCTTATCAGTCCGGTTCTGGAACAGGGAGCAGTGGAGGTGACGGCTTATCTCCCCCTGGGGACTTGGTACAGTCTGCACAAT GGGCAAGCATATTACAGTAAAGGGCAATACATTGTGTTCCCTGCCCCTTTGGACACCATTAACATTCATGTGAGAGAGGGGAGCATCATCCCGCAGCAG GTTCCCGCATTGACGACTACAGCATCTCGCAGAAACCCTTTCACTCTGATCGTGGCACTGTCTGCAGAAAATTGGGCCAAAGGTGATCTTTTCTGGGATGATGGGGAAAGTCTGGACACTTTTGAGCGGGGAGATTATTCATATGTTCTTTTCTTTGCTGAAGAG TCTTATGTGGTCAGTAAGCCAGTCAAATTAATCAAATCTCTCGATCGTTTGGTCCTTGGAGAAGTACGTGTTTTCGGAGTTCAGACTCCACCTACAGAAGTGTGGGCCAATGGACAAAAGGTTCATGACTTCTCGTACAGCCCAGACACCAAG GTTCTTACAGTGCCTGGACTGGACTTGCCCATGACTGCCATGTTCACCGTACAGTGGAGCTGA
- the gaa gene encoding lysosomal alpha-glucosidase isoform X1, whose translation MARIGCGLLHTFALLTLIFLTSVLHILVHKDKNVSLAFSEEWRHSSDISTRSVQSQKNFSNNLNLSADPRTHTRDQCSITVESRIDCGRDRSLSQADCEGRGCCYVPLPQSGFRGPPWCFYPVRYPGYQMGPLLPTERGQRAMLTRSAPSYLPRDIPTLQLDVMAESLGRLHLTLKDPATPRYEVPFVTSQSRGHKDTQNPLYDVDFQPDPFGFIVRRKSNGRVLLNTTIGPLLFADQYLQLSTSIASSLISGLGEHYTPITLDLNWSSVSLWNRDMAPHRSANLYGSHPFFLVQEGDGQAHGVFLLNSNAMEVLTQPAPALTWVTVGGILDFYIFLGPSPQSVIQQYHEVIGYPMMPPYWSLGFHLCRWGYTSTNITRTVVQLMRQAKIPLDVQWNDLDYADQRRVFTFDPQRFGDLPQMVEEFHQLGMKYVLILDPGISSTSPPGSYKPFDDGLKRGVFITNSTGQILIGKVWPGPTAFPDFTNPTTQDWWMDCIRVFHNMVPVDGLWIDMNEPSNFIQGSVDGCPDSDLEKPPYTPGVIGCQLNSGTLCMSAQQYLSNHYNLHNLYGLTEAIATHRALLKVKGTRPFVLSRSSFPGLGRFSAHWTGDVQSDWEQLRFSIPAVLLFGLYGVPLVGADVCGFGGDTTEELCVRWTQLGAFYPFMRNHNDKPNAPQEPYVFSQQAQDAMRTVITLRYSLLPFLYTLFHHAHTSASTVARSLFFEFPTDPNCQTIDRQFLWGSSLLISPVLEQGAVEVTAYLPLGTWYSLHNGQAYYSKGQYIVFPAPLDTINIHVREGSIIPQQVPALTTTASRRNPFTLIVALSAENWAKGDLFWDDGESLDTFERGDYSYVLFFAEESYVVSKPVKLIKSLDRLVLGEVRVFGVQTPPTEVWANGQKVHDFSYSPDTKVLTVPGLDLPMTAMFTVQWS comes from the exons ATGGCCAGAATTGGTTGTGGGCTCTTGCACACATTTGCACTATTGACCTTAATATTTCTGACTTCTGTTCTTCATATCCTGGTGCACAAGGACAAGAATGTTTCATTAGCCTTTTCAGAAGAATGGCGACATAGTTCAGATATCTCAACCAGGAGCGTTCAATCCCAGAAGAACTTTAGCAATAATCTTAATTTATCTGCTGATCCCAGGACTCACACTAGAGATCAGTGTAGTATAACTGTGGAGAGCCGCATCGACTGTGGCCGTGATAGATCTTTGAGTCAAGCCGATTGTGAGGGAAGAGGATGTTGCTATGTGCCTCTACCACAGTCTGGATTTAGAGGACCACCATGGTGTTTCTACCCCGTCCGTTACCCAGGCTACCAAATGGGGCCCTTGTTACCCACAGAGAGGGGCCAAAGGGCCATGCTGACCCGTTCTGCACCCTCATACCTGCCCCGGGACATTCCCACATTGCAGCTAGATGTGATGGCCGAGTCCTTGGGTCGTCTTCACCTCACT CTGAAGGATCCAGCAACTCCACGATACGAGGTCCCCTTTGTGACGTCCCAATCCAGGGGTCACAAGGACACACAAAACCCCCTCTACGATGTTGACTTTCAACCAGATCCATTTGGGTTTATTGTACGGCGAAAATCCAATGGCCGTGTTCT CCTGAATACTACAATAGGCCCCCTCCTGTTTGCAGATCAGTATCTACAGCTCTCCACCAGCATTGCTTCCTCTCTGATATCTGGACTGGGTGAACATTACACCCCCATCACACTGGACCTCAATTGGAGCTCTGTTTCATTATGGAACAGAGACATGGCACCACAT AGAAGTGCCAACCTGTATGGCTCCCACCCTTTCTTCCTAGTCCAAGAAGGTGATGGACAGGCACATGGAGTCTTCCTTCTCAACAGCAATGCAATGG AAGTGTTAACGCAGCCCGCTCCAGCATTAACATGGGTGACCGTTGGAGGAATACTGGACTTCTACATCTTCTTAGGCCCAAGTCCTCAGAGTGTGATACAGCAGTACCATGAGGTTATAG GTTATCCTATGATGCCACCCTACTGGTCACTGGGCTTCCACCTCTGTCGCTGGGGTTATACGTCCACCAACATCACAAGAACAGTGGTACAGCTCATGCGCCAGGCTAAGATCCCACTA GATGTACAGTGGAATGACCTTGATTATGCAGACCAAAGAAgagtctttacttttgatcCACAACGGTTTGGAGATCTgccccaaatggttgaagaGTTCCATCAGCTGGGCATGAAGTATGTGCTCATTCTG GATCCAGGCATCAGTAGCACGAGTCCTCCTGGTTCATACAAACCCTTTGATGATGGGCTGAAGAGGGGAGTGTTCATCACCAACTCCACTGGACAGATCCTAATTGGGAAG GTTTGGCCAGGTCCAACTGCATTCCCAGATTTCACCAATCCTACAACACAGGACTGGTGGATGGACTGTATCAGAGTCTTTCACAACATGGTACCTGTGGATGGACTCTGGATA GACATGAATGAGCCGTCAAATTTTATCCAGGGATCTGTGGATGGATGTCCTGACTCTGACTTGGAGAAACCACCTTATACACCAG GTGTGATTGGATGTCAGTTAAACTCAGGAACTTTGTGTATGTCCGCTCAGCAGTATCTGTCCAATCATTACAATCTGCACAATCTCTACGGACTGACTGAGGCCATCGCCACCCATAG GGCACTGTTGAAAGTAAAGGGCACTCGTCCATTTGTCCTATCCCGGTCGTCTTTTCCAGGACTTGGCCGTTTCTCTGCACACTGGACAGGAGATGTGCAGAGTGACTGGGAGCAACTGCGCTTTTCAATACCTG CTGTGCTCCTGTTTGGACTCTATGGCGTTCCATTAGTGGGAGCTGATGTATGTGGATTTGGTGGAGACACTACTGAAGAGCTGTGTGTGCGCTGGACACAACTCGGAGCCTTTTACCCTTTTATGAGAAATCATAACGACAAACCCAATGCT CCCCAAGAACCATATGTATTTAGCCAGCAAGCCCAAGATGCCATGAGGACTGTGATTACACTGCGATACTCTCTCCTGCCCTTCCTCTACACACTCTTCCATCATGCACACACCTCTGCCAGCACCGTGGCTCGTTCCCTCTTCTTTGA GTTCCCCACTGATCCAAATTGCCAGACCATTGACAGGCAGTTCCTGTGGGGGAGCTCACTGCTTATCAGTCCGGTTCTGGAACAGGGAGCAGTGGAGGTGACGGCTTATCTCCCCCTGGGGACTTGGTACAGTCTGCACAAT GGGCAAGCATATTACAGTAAAGGGCAATACATTGTGTTCCCTGCCCCTTTGGACACCATTAACATTCATGTGAGAGAGGGGAGCATCATCCCGCAGCAG GTTCCCGCATTGACGACTACAGCATCTCGCAGAAACCCTTTCACTCTGATCGTGGCACTGTCTGCAGAAAATTGGGCCAAAGGTGATCTTTTCTGGGATGATGGGGAAAGTCTGGACACTTTTGAGCGGGGAGATTATTCATATGTTCTTTTCTTTGCTGAAGAG TCTTATGTGGTCAGTAAGCCAGTCAAATTAATCAAATCTCTCGATCGTTTGGTCCTTGGAGAAGTACGTGTTTTCGGAGTTCAGACTCCACCTACAGAAGTGTGGGCCAATGGACAAAAGGTTCATGACTTCTCGTACAGCCCAGACACCAAG GTTCTTACAGTGCCTGGACTGGACTTGCCCATGACTGCCATGTTCACCGTACAGTGGAGCTGA